The genome window TTTTACAGTTGGCTACATCGCTCGCCATTTTGATTTATTTCAGGCATGAGTTTTTGCGGCTGGCACATTCTGCAGTATCTATCATTGTGCGAAAAGCATCCTCTCATTACGATAAAATGTTTCTCTTTGCACTTGTATTAGGCACCATCCCCGCAGTAGCTGTTGGACTATTTATAGAGGATTACATGGAAACAGTCTTTCGGAATGCATATGTAGTGGGATGGACATTGCTTATCGGAGCCGGCTTTATGTTTGCTGCCGAGAAGGTGGCAACACAAAACAAAATCATAGCTCCTGCAAAAGGATTATGGATAGGATTCTTTCAAGCACTTGCACTCATTCCTGGC of Patescibacteria group bacterium contains these proteins:
- a CDS encoding undecaprenyl-diphosphate phosphatase encodes the protein MNTVSGIILGAIQGLTEFLPVSSSGHLILARDILGLESSYGISGLSFDAVLQLATSLAILIYFRHEFLRLAHSAVSIIVRKASSHYDKMFLFALVLGTIPAVAVGLFIEDYMETVFRNAYVVGWTLLIGAGFMFAAEKVATQNKIIAPAKGLWIGFFQALALIPG